In Mercenaria mercenaria strain notata chromosome 15, MADL_Memer_1, whole genome shotgun sequence, a single genomic region encodes these proteins:
- the LOC123550702 gene encoding uncharacterized protein LOC123550702 isoform X1: MASTSPESDFRILLIGRTGHGKSSTGNTIIGKKVFEVSESSKSKTKTCMWSKKYKRFGKVVEVVDTPGIFDTDSDHSAVQKELLKALALSTPGFHVIAFVLMRGRFTEEIQKTQDLFFQWFGPGVEKYACVILTDTSSEDTKRKYIYDDPHEKLAELVRTCNDNVVPLNNVTSDDGLKDRQIRRLFEVIENIKQTNGNQHFSNVAFQLAEAYIMSKCPRELTQESIMILQNAGLSMKISDDQCKYLDQVFTLSVETGEESTNEGDQYNVGLAVDMQDKIPASVVVVNEQKDICGSGSVGNLPIFDSSSNERICNTQRSQQHLRQKVEISNSNIPPSSETQTSEERLDSFSQTFEVPGRLDDQSNSNISQDFVHAKQYQDQSGDYSDKMQASASDQSEEQIHRGKHKASSRRNRKIDIESVHYETPGQPIDDFKNKVNKGENGDEELHGLSGFFKKAWKFCKRKLSSCTLL; the protein is encoded by the exons ATGGCTTCTACGTCACCAGAATCAG ACTTCAGAATATTGCTGATTGGGCGTACTGGACATGGTAAAAGTTCCACTGGTAACACGATAATAGGGAAGAAAGTGTTTGAAGTATCTGAATCATCAAAATCGAAGACAAAGACATGCATGTGGTCAAAA aAGTACAAACGATTTGGAAAAGTAGTAGAAGTTGTGGACACTCCAGGAATTTTTGACACAGATTCTGATCACAGTGCAGTACAAAAGGAACTGCTGAAAGCTCTAGCTCTGTCCACTCCTGGATTTCATGTCATTGCTTTTGTTCTGATGAGAGGTCGATTTACGGAGGAAATACAGAAAACACAAGATCTATTTTTTCAGTGGTTTGGTCCAGGTGTAGAAAAGTATGCATGCGTTATACTTACCGATACGAGTAGCGAAGATACAAAACGTAAGTATATATATGACGATCCACATGAGAAGCTTGCAGAATTGGTGAGAACTTGCAATGACAATGTTGTACCTTTGAACAATGTCACTTCTGATGATGGACTAAAAGACAGACAGATAAGACGACTTTTCGAGGtgattgaaaatattaaacaaacgAATGGTAATCAACATTTTTCTAATGTTGCATTCCAGCTAGCAGAGGCATATATAATGAGCAAATGCCCAAGAGAGCTAACCCAGGAAtcaataatgattttacaaaacgcTGGATTAAGTATGAAAATATCAGACGACCAGTGCAAATACTTAGATCAAGTTTTCACATTGTCAGTAGAAACTGGAGAGGAAAGTACAAATGAAGGAGACCAGTACAATGTAGGTTTAGCCGTTGATATGCAAGACAAAATACCCGCAAGTGTAGTTGTTGTCAATGAACAGAAAGATATATGTGGAAGTGGAAGCGTTGGAAATCTTCCAATATTTGACAGCAGCTCGAACGAAAGGATCTGTAACACACAGAGAAGTCAGCAGCATTTGAGACAAAAAGTAGAAATATCAAACTCAAACATTCCTCCATCATCCGAAACACAAACTTCGGAAGAACGTTTAGACTCTTTTTCCCAGACTTTTGAGGTGCCTGGGAGACTTGATGATCAGTCGAACAGCAATATATCTCAGGATTTTGTACATGCCAAACAATATCAAGACCAAAGTGGAGattattctgataaaatgcaagcCTCTGCATCTGACCAATCGGAAGAACAGATTCATCGCGGTAAACACAAGGCAAGTTCTAGACGAAACCGTAAAATAGACATCGAAAGTGTACACTATGAGACACCTGGGCAGCCTATAGATGACTTCAAAAATAAGGTTAACAAAGGGGAAAATGGAGATGAAGAATTGCATGGATTATCGGGATTtttcaaaaaagcatggaaattCTGTAAGCGCAAACTTAGCAGCTGCACTTTACTATAA
- the LOC123550702 gene encoding uncharacterized protein LOC123550702 isoform X2: MWSKKYKRFGKVVEVVDTPGIFDTDSDHSAVQKELLKALALSTPGFHVIAFVLMRGRFTEEIQKTQDLFFQWFGPGVEKYACVILTDTSSEDTKRKYIYDDPHEKLAELVRTCNDNVVPLNNVTSDDGLKDRQIRRLFEVIENIKQTNGNQHFSNVAFQLAEAYIMSKCPRELTQESIMILQNAGLSMKISDDQCKYLDQVFTLSVETGEESTNEGDQYNVGLAVDMQDKIPASVVVVNEQKDICGSGSVGNLPIFDSSSNERICNTQRSQQHLRQKVEISNSNIPPSSETQTSEERLDSFSQTFEVPGRLDDQSNSNISQDFVHAKQYQDQSGDYSDKMQASASDQSEEQIHRGKHKASSRRNRKIDIESVHYETPGQPIDDFKNKVNKGENGDEELHGLSGFFKKAWKFCKRKLSSCTLL; the protein is encoded by the exons ATGTGGTCAAAA aAGTACAAACGATTTGGAAAAGTAGTAGAAGTTGTGGACACTCCAGGAATTTTTGACACAGATTCTGATCACAGTGCAGTACAAAAGGAACTGCTGAAAGCTCTAGCTCTGTCCACTCCTGGATTTCATGTCATTGCTTTTGTTCTGATGAGAGGTCGATTTACGGAGGAAATACAGAAAACACAAGATCTATTTTTTCAGTGGTTTGGTCCAGGTGTAGAAAAGTATGCATGCGTTATACTTACCGATACGAGTAGCGAAGATACAAAACGTAAGTATATATATGACGATCCACATGAGAAGCTTGCAGAATTGGTGAGAACTTGCAATGACAATGTTGTACCTTTGAACAATGTCACTTCTGATGATGGACTAAAAGACAGACAGATAAGACGACTTTTCGAGGtgattgaaaatattaaacaaacgAATGGTAATCAACATTTTTCTAATGTTGCATTCCAGCTAGCAGAGGCATATATAATGAGCAAATGCCCAAGAGAGCTAACCCAGGAAtcaataatgattttacaaaacgcTGGATTAAGTATGAAAATATCAGACGACCAGTGCAAATACTTAGATCAAGTTTTCACATTGTCAGTAGAAACTGGAGAGGAAAGTACAAATGAAGGAGACCAGTACAATGTAGGTTTAGCCGTTGATATGCAAGACAAAATACCCGCAAGTGTAGTTGTTGTCAATGAACAGAAAGATATATGTGGAAGTGGAAGCGTTGGAAATCTTCCAATATTTGACAGCAGCTCGAACGAAAGGATCTGTAACACACAGAGAAGTCAGCAGCATTTGAGACAAAAAGTAGAAATATCAAACTCAAACATTCCTCCATCATCCGAAACACAAACTTCGGAAGAACGTTTAGACTCTTTTTCCCAGACTTTTGAGGTGCCTGGGAGACTTGATGATCAGTCGAACAGCAATATATCTCAGGATTTTGTACATGCCAAACAATATCAAGACCAAAGTGGAGattattctgataaaatgcaagcCTCTGCATCTGACCAATCGGAAGAACAGATTCATCGCGGTAAACACAAGGCAAGTTCTAGACGAAACCGTAAAATAGACATCGAAAGTGTACACTATGAGACACCTGGGCAGCCTATAGATGACTTCAAAAATAAGGTTAACAAAGGGGAAAATGGAGATGAAGAATTGCATGGATTATCGGGATTtttcaaaaaagcatggaaattCTGTAAGCGCAAACTTAGCAGCTGCACTTTACTATAA